The Paenibacillus sp. G2S3 region TAGTTTTTTTATGGATATAAGGCTTCCGAGTGGGAAGAAAGGGCATTATACTCTCCATAAAATATCTGAAATCAAAGAAGCTTTAATGAGTGGGGATATGGAATGGCTGTGGAATGCATCAGTGTCCTATATTTACTACGATCGGCTGGATCTGAAGTCACTTTTTCATTCCTATGTTCCACTCCAACCTGAAGTACTAATGAAATTTCGTAAAAATTCATACATACAGCTAAGAAGCTATGCCAGAAGTCTAGATAATCCTGTAGTTCGTGGCGACGCCTTTCCGATCTTGTTCTTAGCAGTTTCCCTTTATAAAGAAGCTTTACGCTGTGCAATCACTATTGAAGGTTATCCGTATCCCTATGACAAATGGCTTGTTCCCATAGCGCAACAAACGGTCGTCGGTCGAAAGATTTTGGAGTGTGCAGGCGATTTTTGGTGTTATCTTAGAGAGGATGAGTCCTTTGCTCCCATGTACCAGGAGGACAATAATTTTGTCAAAATGGAAAAACAATTTCGAAAGATACTTTTGGAGGAATTCCGCCTGCGGGGGATCGATGAACCTTGGTTAATAGAGTGGTGGAAGTTTATGGAGGAATGACGCTGACTATCCTTATTGATTACGGTAAGGTATACTGGAATGAACTTTTCAGTAAGAGGTGATTAAATGGCTGGGACAGTCTCTATATTAGGCGTTCCTTTTTCAAAATTAACACTTAACGAGACAACGCTTCATCTAACAAAACATATTCAATCCGGAGAACCGAAGCTATTTCATTTGATTACGGCGAACCCGGAAATTACGATAACAAGTCAATCGGACGAGCTGCTTCGAACCATACTTCATGAGGCGGATTTGATCACTCCTGATGGAGTCGGTATTGTGATGGCATCGAGAAGAAAAGGCGACCCTATAGCTGAACGAGTTACGGGGTATGAACTACTTCTTGAGCTGCTCGCGCAAGGAAATAAGCTGGGCTGGAGCTTTTATTTCTTGGGCACGGATGAGCATACAAGCTGTAAAGCGGTCGAAAAGATTACAGAGCTATATCCGAATGTGAAAATTGCCGGAAGACATAATGGTTTTCTTACAAAAGAAGAGGAACCGGCCATTGTGGCAGAGATTCAGCACGCACAGCCAGATTTCCTGATCGTTGCGATGGGTGCGCCGTACTCAGATAAATGGGTTTATAAGCATAAACAGGCGCTTTCTCAGGTTAAGGTTGTGTTTGGCGTGGGGGGAAGCTTGGATGTTATAGCGGGAAAAGTGACTCCAGCTCCTGTGATATGGAAAAAGCTCAACTTAGAGTGGTTGCATCGACTGATATTTGCCCCTGTTGCTAAAGGACAAAAGTCGCGTTGGCGCAGACAAGCAGTTCTTCCTAAATTCGTGTATCGAGCTATGATTAGGAAATAAGGTACAGCAGTAAATATATAGTCTTTCACTATTTCTGCAATTTGTAGAAATAGTGAAAGACTATTTTTGTGTTCGTTTACAGGTAATCTGCCCTAAGTATTTAAGTGAGAATATTGGCTGAATCAATTCCAATATATTACTGATTGCTTTTTTAAGAATGTTGTAATAAAATCTTATCAAGATAATAAATTATTATCACTAAGATCAAACGCAATACGAAAGGAGTGAAATGCTCACATGAAAGAAGATCGCAGCTGCTTAGAGTCCTATTTTCCAATTGCTTCTTTTATTGCTTCAATTATCGGTTCAAAATGTGAGGTTGTTATTCATGATATAAGCAATCCAGAGCGTTCAATTATATTTATTGAAAACGGATATATCAGTGGACGTAAAGTAGGCGATAGTTCAACGGATCTCGTGCTTAAGCTGTTGAAAGATGAGTCCTACCGTGAGCAACCGTTTATTGCTAACTATAAAGCGCGTGGTTCGCAAGGTCAGGTATTTCGCTCCGCTACTTATTATATTAAAAACAGCAGCAATGAATTGGTCGGTATGATGTGTATTAACATTGATGTCACACATGTGGAGGTTGCAGCTGAGTGGATACAAAACATTTTGCAAGGAGGATCAACACTTCCACCAGTACCGTTAATACCACAACAAGAGGTTGTAGACAAGCAGACGGAAGAGTATTTACAAGGAAACGTAGATGACCTGCTCCAGCATATGATTGATTCGGTGCTCGGTAAAATTAATGTTCCGGCAGAGCGATTGTCCTCGCAAGAGAAGATTGAGCTAGTGAAAGTACTTAACGAGCAGGGTGTGTTTCTACTTAAAGGTGGAGTTTCTCAAGTGGCTAAGTCCTTGATGATATCTGAGCCAACAGTTTATCGTTATTTGCAAAAAATTAAGTAAGAATAAACAGAACTCTCAAGAGAGGAAGTGGGCTAGTTGACAATAGACTTTGATAAGGTTGTTAGCCGATATGGGACCAATTGCGCTAAATGGGATGGTATGGCGCAAGCTTTCGGCAGAGAAATGATAGCGCTTTCCGTCGCGGATATGGATATTCAAGCCCCTCCACAGGTGATAGAGCGAGTAACGGAGATGGCGAAGCATGGCATATATGGATATACTGATCCTTTTCCACCTTATTATGATGCAGTTCAGCGATGGATTAAAAAAGCTTACGATTGGGAGGTTCCGCAAGAATGGATCGTGTTTTGTCCTCGTATTGTGCAAGCGGTTTCTCTGATCATTCAGAACTTCACTCAACCAGGTGATCAAGTGTTAATCCATACGCCAGCCTATCAGCCGGTTGCCAAATCGGTAGAGCTAAATAACCGTGTATTAGTGGAAAGTCCATTTCGTGAAGTGAACGGGCGTTATGAGATCGATTTTGCTGATATGGAGTTGCGGATGCAAGCAGGGGTTAAAATTGTACTGCTCATCTCACCGCATAATCCGGTTGGTCGGGTATGGACACGAGCTGAACTAGAACGAATCGTTAGCTTGTGTACGAAGTATGATGCTTATATTGTATCGGATGATATTCATGCCGATTTTATTCATGAAGGTCATGAGCATACGATAATCGGGAAGATATCAACCGAGGCTGAGCAGCGATCTTTTATCTGCACTTCCCCAGGGAAGACCTTTAATCTTGCAAGCCTTGAAATTGCTAACATCGTGATTCCAAATGATCAGCTGAGGGAGAAATTCAGACATTGCTTACAGCAGGCAGGCTGTCATAACCCCACCTTCTTTGCAGTTCCTGCTTTAGAAGTGGCTTATACGGAATGTGATGAATGGCTGGAACAATTACGAGAGTATATCACAGCCAATATTGCTTGGGTGAAAGCTTATATAGCTGAATATATGCCTGAGCTT contains the following coding sequences:
- a CDS encoding WecB/TagA/CpsF family glycosyltransferase, which codes for MAGTVSILGVPFSKLTLNETTLHLTKHIQSGEPKLFHLITANPEITITSQSDELLRTILHEADLITPDGVGIVMASRRKGDPIAERVTGYELLLELLAQGNKLGWSFYFLGTDEHTSCKAVEKITELYPNVKIAGRHNGFLTKEEEPAIVAEIQHAQPDFLIVAMGAPYSDKWVYKHKQALSQVKVVFGVGGSLDVIAGKVTPAPVIWKKLNLEWLHRLIFAPVAKGQKSRWRRQAVLPKFVYRAMIRK
- a CDS encoding PAS domain-containing protein — translated: MKEDRSCLESYFPIASFIASIIGSKCEVVIHDISNPERSIIFIENGYISGRKVGDSSTDLVLKLLKDESYREQPFIANYKARGSQGQVFRSATYYIKNSSNELVGMMCINIDVTHVEVAAEWIQNILQGGSTLPPVPLIPQQEVVDKQTEEYLQGNVDDLLQHMIDSVLGKINVPAERLSSQEKIELVKVLNEQGVFLLKGGVSQVAKSLMISEPTVYRYLQKIK
- a CDS encoding MalY/PatB family protein, giving the protein MTIDFDKVVSRYGTNCAKWDGMAQAFGREMIALSVADMDIQAPPQVIERVTEMAKHGIYGYTDPFPPYYDAVQRWIKKAYDWEVPQEWIVFCPRIVQAVSLIIQNFTQPGDQVLIHTPAYQPVAKSVELNNRVLVESPFREVNGRYEIDFADMELRMQAGVKIVLLISPHNPVGRVWTRAELERIVSLCTKYDAYIVSDDIHADFIHEGHEHTIIGKISTEAEQRSFICTSPGKTFNLASLEIANIVIPNDQLREKFRHCLQQAGCHNPTFFAVPALEVAYTECDEWLEQLREYITANIAWVKAYIAEYMPELRVIESEGTYLIWVDCRAISANEAELKQWIESDAKVSVSFGTGFGASGEGFIRLNIATPLPMLQEAFHRLYRAYPLKN